The genomic window aCACCCTAAGCCACGGCCTAGAGGAGTCCGTCGTCGTCGACGTTGGCATCAGCCAAGAGAGCCTGCTCCGCCGCCGGTCCTTTCCGCAGCTGCGGGCACTAGCGCCGGAAGTGCATGTGCTCCCCGCACTTGTAGCAGTGCCTACGCCTATTGCCGCTGCTCCCCGACGCCACGctgcgcccgtcgtcgtcgtcccgtGCTCCGCCGTGCTGCCGCTCCCGCGCCCGCCACTGCGCCGCCGTGAACAGGAGTTGTCCGTCCGCCCGCTCGCCGCTGTCCTGCCGTCGACGCCGAACTCGCTCGTCGAACGCGCGCAGCCGCCCgagcgcttcgtcgaacgccatcGTTGTCACGTCGTGGAACTGCTCGATGCTGGCGACAACGGGAAGAGCCGATCCGACACCGTATCCACATCTCCCCGAGGTTGGcgtacctcgccgccatcgccgcgagcctcccgccgtacacgtcgagctcctcgccgcccgccATCTTCAGGCGGTCAAATTCGCCGCGCAGCGTCGCCAGCCTGGCCGCACGGACCCgatcggcgccgacgaacctcaccttcagggagtcccatacctccctggcGGTGAGCTTTGTCGACACCTGCAGCAGCACATCCTCCGGCAACGCCCCAAGAAGCAATGTGCGCGCCATCTTGTCCTTCCGCCCGTTCACCGCCGCGTCGtccggcgccaccgcctcccatACGGTGTGGACGTCGAGGATCGCGTGCGCCTTGATGGCCCAGACCGTGTAGTTGTCCGCGGTCAACATCGGCATCGCCATCATCGCCGAtccgcccgcaccgccgccgtgtgggacgagcgccatggtcgccggtgatcgGCCGAACCGAAGCTCTGATACGAAATGTTGTTGCCGCACTAGACTAACTCTTTGGTTCACTCACGGACGGAGGTAGACAAAGGCAAGCTGGACAGTTTTTCTGGCGCTCAAACGTCCCCTTTTTCCTCTTGACTAacctgtagaagtgcatgctctagccaatgcaaccaaaagaccgatctgatggaagagactaggcagcacattatacgtcaacactccccctcacgtgtggctccacaggcctaaacgtggaccgaaagtgggctgcaatttaattgcgccaaccgggtcttgaactcaagacctcttggctctgataccatgtagaagtacatgctctagccaatgcaaccgaAAGGCCGATCTGATTGAAGAGACTaagcagcacattatacgtcaacataACCAACGCCACAAACAAACTGAGATTACGGCCGGCTTTGTAGCCCTCGACAACGCAGCGCCTACGCTTCGGCCAAGCACGTACGTACGACTGGCTGCTGCATGCAAGCGCTCCGCTCGGCCATGCGCACGACGCGCACAGCGCGCTACTCGCAACAGATTGCCAACAGCCTAGCTACTACAACCCAtgcgcacacacgcacacaacGCACGCACACACGCGCGCCACGGGCACACACGCTGcccatacacacatacacacacacacgccaCGCTTCCGCTGTGTCCCGCACATCCCGTCCGTCCCGCGCGCCATCGACACGCCCGACGAACCCGATGAGCCCGATGGCACCAGTGTGTCCCGCCCAACCCGCGCGCacccgacgagcccgaccacaTACGACGTGGCTTATTCCAACAGTGTTGTATATGTGTCGGTACAGGCTGCCTTCCGGTACGAGCTCATAGACGAGTAGGAGCCCTTTGCGGCTGTCGGACCAGCCTAGCAAGTGCACAAGGTTCCGATGTCTCAACCGGCTTATGATCTTCACCTCAGACTCGTACTCCTTCCTCCCCTGTGCAGACAATTCTGCAGAGAGCATCTTGATGGCCACCGGGCGGTCTTGGTCGCTAAGGCTGTCACCCCGGTAGACGTTGCCAAAGCCTCCTCGCCCGAGCTTCCCCTCCTCCGGGAagttcttggtggtggcggcgagCTCACAGTAGCGGTAACGTCTAGGGCCTACCCCTCTCTCGAACTCAGCTTGCTCACGTTCTTTGTCTTTAGAATCATCTAGCTTCTTCCATATGCATCGCCCGAGGACAGCGGCAACACAGAGCAACACCAGAAAAGCTGCTACTACAGAATGCACTAGCACATGCACCGGTGCTCGACGTCGTGGAATGGTACTGGCAGCCACCATGGCATCATCTAGAGTGGATCTAAACGACCAAGACATCACCTGATGCCGCTCGATGCACGCACCAGTTGATGCAGCGAAGCCGACTGAAACTTGTTGGGGCAGATCCCTCTTCATGTCCACCGAAGTATTTACAATGAATGGCGGTCCGTCGCCGTCAATCTGCAGAAGGGCGACCAGAACACCCGTGAGGTTCTCGTAGCTGATCTCGGCAGTCATGACGACGTCATCGTCGGAGACCAGGCGCTTGCTCATGTTTGCGTAGGCCTTGGAGTTGATGGAGTTCACGTCTATGCCGAGATGGTTGTCGCTATGGTCCCAGGAGTTGAGGAAGGTGTCGGATTCCACGGGGACGACGCGGTCATCACCAGTGGCATCCAAGTTGTTGTTGTCATTGAAGAGAGCGAGGTTCCCGCCAACGCTATTGGGAGGGAGCCTGGATGGGTAGTGCGCCAGGAAGAAAGCCATAGCCATACCATCAGCTACACCATCATTAGGCGTACTGCTCGAGCCACAGAGACCACGAAGCTGTCCGTCCGTCTCGTTTTTTAACCTAATCTGGAACGTGAAGTTGGAGGAGAAGCTGGCCACCTCGCCCGTGGTGTTGTCCCAGAGCGTCACCGGGTGCACGTATGATGCCCGGCCGAGGCTGTACAAGTTGTCTCTGATCTCGTTCTTTGTTAGCTCGATCGCACCGGGGCCCATGCGCGTGTCGCGTTCGCACCTGACCTCCGTGTCGCAGAGGTCGCCGGAGCCGGAGCTATCGGAGAAGTTGAAGCTGAAGGAGAGAGCGGTAGCCAGACCTGCCGGAGGTGCGCTGCTGGTTAACAAGGAGAGCGAGTAGCAAAGACAAAGGATGTACACGGAGCCAGAGACGGAGAGAAGGTGGTGAGGGCTCATTGTTGTAGCTGCCTACCAATGTTGGTGTCCGACTCGAGACCGAGTAAGTAGGGATGGATTTTATGGACAATGGTGGAATggaaattattggtcttgattctTGATTGAAGCAGTCCAAGTCAGTTTATTTGGTAGAATCGTCCACTGCAGTCCAATCCAAAAAGGATGTTGTCGTACAGGTTCAGCCAAGTTGGCGTTGGACTGTGGTGTGCATGTCCGACTAGGTTTAGGTGTGTGCCGTGTGCGTGTAGATAGATATACAAATGCAGACACCACCATGAAAATTGCTAAAGTTTTCCATGAGTGTCTATTCATGCCATCTTCTTTTTGGGTTTTGACATTCTTCTTCTGGTTTTTTCTAGTTGTTTTGAATTAACTCTGGTTTTAAGGTGCTTGCAACATATGCGAAGTACAAAATACACAACAATGCGTATATCACACATAAAACACACACTGATGTGGGAAGTACACACACATCACATATACGCACACAACACAAACAAACACACATTAAAATGAAAAGTACACACATAACACGCGAAATACACAAAGAACAACTTAGACTACATGGGAAACTCATTTCACATGCACAAATAATTGGAACTTATTAATATGGGATCTGGTTCGAAGACTCAGCGTGATGTACGTAATTGTGAAAATTGGTTCCTAATTATCCGGATGTTTGGTTAAAAAATATTTTGTCTAGATTTGAATCCTGAAATAAAATTTACAACAATCCAACCATCCCCTGACGGAGAGGAAAAATCACACGAAATCAACCTAGCGATGACATGTCTCGAGCTAGCTTGATCGCACGTGTACCCCGTTCGCAGCTGAGCTCTGTGTTGCAAAGTAGAGTTGTCGGTGAGGTTGAAGTTGAAGGAGAGCGCGGTAGCCAAACCTGCCAGAGGTGCGCTGCTGATTAACAACGATAGCAAGTAGTACAAGAGACAAATGTTGTACACGGAGCCTCAGGATCAGTTGGCAGTTTGGCACCACACACACACAGGATCGATGTGATATTGTCTCCTACTAgctttgatttttatttttttggcttgtacGCTAGTTTCCTACTACTAAAACACCCTGGCTAATTAACATACTATATGTTGGAAAGGAAATGATCTTGACTAGGTTGTTTCCGGTGTCacgtcaaaaaaaaaaaactagtcAAGATTATTTCCTTTCCAACCGAAAACAACCTAGTCAAGATCATTTCCTTTCCAACATACTTTTGactgctaactatacttttaaccAACCTAGTCAAGCTTTCCAACATACTATACTTTTAACCgactttttcattttatttttcattGCTTTCTAACAATACTCAACCTAGTCAAGTACACCNNNNNNNNNNNNNNNNNNNNNNNNNNNNNNNNNNNNNNNNNNNNNNNNNNNNNNNNNNNNNNNNNNNNNNNNNNNNNNNNNNNNNNNNNNNNNNNNNNNNNNNNNNNNNNNNNNNNNNNNNNNNNNNNNNNNNNNNNNNNNNNNNNNNNNNNNNNNNNNNNNNNNNNNNNNNNNNNNNNNNNNNNNNNNNNNNNNNNNNNNNNNNNNNNNNNNNNNNNNNNNNNNNNNNNNNNNNNNNNNNNNNNNNNNNNNNNNNNNNNNNNNNNNNNNNNNNNNNNNATATATACCATATAGTTTCATGTTAAAATTTAACATTTTGCAAGGCCCGTTTACTATATTTAAGCTATTAAATACATTTTTAGGCCTTGTGCAAGTAAGGAGTAGGACTCCCATACACAAGGGGCCAATACTCGGTCACAAACATGCAGGGTATTGCCATTTTAAATTGAGAAAATGTAAACGAAGCCATAAAATTGTCagacttggcatggtgtcatggacCCTATAGGTTGCAGTAAATTTTTAGAATGTTTCGTAAAAGTAGTCACGCTACTGCTTACAAACTGGACTATCTCCGAGGAAGGAACTAGGTTTCGAGAAGGAACGGACCAGGTTTGCATGTGAAGTGACCACTGATTCATCCATTGGCCTTCAAATGTTTTCTACACTCAACATACACTATTATATCTTTCATGTTCAAATGTGGCCTTTTTAGagcttttttgctatatttaagtcATTAAGTGCGTTTATAGGCATTTAATGGATATAGTTCCAATTTGAACCACTGGTAAATGAAATAGTAGTAAGAAGTGGGTTGAAAAATACTACTGGATTCCTTGAGTCTACTTTTAAGCCTTGTGCAAGTAAAGAATAGGACTCACATACACAAGGGGGGCAAGACTCGATGGCACACATGGAGGTTATTGACATTTTCATTTGAGAAAATGCAAACAAAGCAAGAAAACCACgatacttggcatggtgccatgataTATGCCCTAGCGATTgttgtaaaaatttgagaatgtttcaCAAAAGTTGTCACACAGGCTGCTTATAAATTGGGCCATCTCCAAGGAAGATGCTAGATTTCAAGAAGGAACAGATGAGGTTTGCGTGTGAAGTGGCCGTTGATTCATCCGTTTACCTTCAATTTATTTATACTCCACTCAACACACACCATTACTTGTAACATGCCAAAATTTGGCATTTTACGCAGTCCTTTGCTATATTTAAGCCATTAAATGCAGTTCTAGGGATTTATACTGTACAAAATACTGATCAATTAAAAAATATGGAAACTCTTACAAAACAACTTATATGTTGCATATTACATGTAAAAACTGTATTGAGGTATATAAGATAAAAAAATGTATTGGGTATACAGGTTACATATATAAGATAAGAAATGTATTGAGTGTTTGCTTGCAACGCTCGAAAAGGCCTCAATGCGTTCTGATTGGTTGGATGGACCCTCCCGCAGTTTGTAATCGCCTCCATCCATTTGTACCAGATCCAGCGGCTGACAGTGTtcctcttctctttctctctcaCTCTTCATCTgtcttcttctcttcctcttttcCCATTCTATTGCCGATGCGACCGACACGACTTGCTGTGCTGCCTCGCATAAACACACTGGATGTTGCCCTTGTATCGACCACATCAAAGAGCGCATGAACACGCGCAAAAAAAACTTTAGCCAACGACCCATATCGTGCCCAGTCGTATGATAGTATATACTACTAATTTAGGTGGGGAGTCTTTTCTCCTCGGTAACAATTTAaaaaagaactactccctccgttccataatatagtgcctatagatttttacagaagtcaaacattacaaactttgaccatatttacagagaaaagtaggtacatctagaatacTAAATGCACCTCATTGGATACATcatgagttatattttcagaacatacatgtttggtattgtagatgtagacagttttctctatacacttggtcaaagttggaaaAGTTTGACTTTCACAAAAATTTATAGGcattacattgtggaatggagggagtactatataagtTACAGCCGTACGTGCATGTACATCCACACGCACACGGCACAGACCTAAACCATAATTGGCTGCACACGGCACAAGGGTAGCAAAAGACTCGAGCTCAACTATGATGCAAGCAGTGCAATTAGACCAAGACTTGACTACTATGCCTAACACACGATGGACGACTCTACCAACTAAACTAAGACTTGACTGCTTTTTTTACATGACGCGATGCCGAAGACAACTAGTCAAGATTATTTCCAAGCAGTAGCGCACCTCTGGGGCTGGCTTTGGCTATCGCACTCTCCTTCAGCTGCAACTTCTCCAGCTGTGGCGACCTCTGCGACACGGAGCTCAGGTGCGAGCACGACACGCACATGGGCTCCGGCAACGTGATCGATCTGACAAAGAACGACATCAAAGCCAACTTCTTCAGCGTCGGCCGGGCGTCATACCCACGGCCGGTGCCGCTCTGGGATGACACCACCGGCGAGGTGGCCAGCTTCTCCTCCAACTTCACGTTCCAGATCAGGCCCAAAGACGAGATGGACCAAGGTCTCCGTCTATGTAACACAAGCCTTCCTGCCGGCGACGGCATGGCCGACTACATGGCTTTCTTCCTGGCACATTACCCATCGAGGCTCCCTCCCAACGGCTACGGCGAGAACCTCGCCCTCTTCAACGACAACAACCGCCTCAATGCCACGGGCGATGACCGCATCGTCGCCGTGGAGTTCGACACCTACGAACCTACCTCAGCCCCTGGGACCACAGCGACAACCATATTGGCATAGACGTCAACTCCATCGACTCCGGGGCCTACACGAACGTGACAAAGCGCCTTGTCTCCAACGACGCCACCATGACAGCCGAAATCAGCTACGACAACCGCATGGGTGTCCTGGTCGCCCGTCTCCAAATCGACGGCGACGAGCACGAGCCGCCATATAGCGTGAACGCGTTGGTGAACATGAAGAAGGACCTGCCCCAGGAAGTCGCTGTTGGCTTTGTGGCAGCAACTGGATTCTGCAGCGAGCTACACCAGGTGTTGTCTTGGTCATTTAGCTCCACTCTTGATGATGCCATGGTGGTAACCAGTGCCAATACGAGCCGGAAACGACTAGTGACTGTGCTAGTGCCTTCCATGGCAGTAGCTTTTCTCGTGTTGGTCTGTGCCGCCGCTGCTGTCATAGTCTGTTGGTGACGAAAATGGAAGAGGCTAGATGCTTCCAACGACAAAAAACGTGAGCAAGCTGAGTTTGAGAGAGGGGTAGCCCTAGACGGTACTGCTAGTCCGCTACCGTGAGCTCGCGGCCACCAACAAGGATTGTGCGGAGGAGGGGAAGCTCGGGCGAGGGGCTTCGGCAACGTCTACCGGGGTGGCAGCCTCAGTGACCAAGACAACCCGGTGGCCATCAAGATGTTGTCTGCGGAATCGTCTGCGCAGGGAAGGAAAGAGTTCGAGGCGGAGATGAAGATCATAAGCCGATTGAGGCACCGGAACCTTACGCACTTGCTAGGCTGGTCCGACAGCCACGAAGGGTTCTTGCTCGTCTATGAGCTCGTAACGGAAGGCAGCCTGGACCGGCACATATACAACATGAGTTGCCTGCTTACTTGGGCAGAGAGGTACGTGACTACTCCCTTTGCTATAAGTTTTGTATAAAATGTATATCCGTACAATATATTTTTGATGTTGTAGATCTTAGCATATTTCTATGTAAACTTTGGTTGACTTGTAAGAAACCTAGAACTTTAATTAATTGGAATAAACACAGACATTATGAAATCACTTCCTCCTTTTGGGTCATTACTACCATTATTTTCAATCAATTTAATCACtactacattgataaatatgcatGGAGCATGGTAGTTAATCAACCAGATCTTATTGAATGACACACGTACAGATACAAGATCATCCTTGGACTGGGATCTGCACGGCGCTATCTCCACACAGAGTGGGATGAGTGTGTGCTTCATGGCGACATCAAGCCCAGCAACATACTCCTCGACTCATCACGCAACACCAAGTTGGCGGATTTCGGGCTGGCGAGGCTCGTCGAGCATGGAGCCGGGCCACTAACGACACAGGTTGTCATGGGCACCGTAGGGTATATAGACCCGGAATTTATCCGCACACGCTGGCCAAGCACCGAAGCCGACGTCTACAGCTTTGGCATCGTTGTGTTGGAGGTCATGTCCGGCCGGCGACCCGAGATGGGAACAGGGGAACCGGCCGACAAAGCCATCCCGTTGCTCAGATGGATTTGGGACCTGTACGAGAAGGGAACCATAGTTGAAGCGGTGGACGAGAGGCTCAAGGGGGAAGACATGCAGCAGCTCGATGATGTCGACATCAGTAAGGGGCAAATGCACCGCGCACTAGTCGTGGGGCTCTGGTGCACGCACTTGCTTGGCTGgtcgagtatttaaccaaaaactaccacaattgtcagaaacgtgacgaaaaactaccactttacgtttttgtgcgaaaaactaccaaatttagactaaaccgtggcaaaaaactaccaactcGGGAAATCGCTCGCTTCGCCCGCGCTAACCCCGAttctgaccggttgggcccgcgaATCAGTCGCCACGCTAGCGAACAGACGGCCGCCGCGCGTTGACGGCCGTTAACGGCCCGTCCGTTGTCGGAACGGCGCCTGTCGGTGGGCCAATAAGTGAGAGCGAGCTCAGCCACTCGCTCATTCTCTTCCTCCTCGCTCGCTCTCACTCGTCCTCACtccatcctctccctctccctctcccgggTGCTCTGACCTAGGTCAGCCTATCCCCGTCACCGCCGCGGCCATTGCTGCCGGTAGAAGGTGAGGATGCCATCCTGGTATGACGAGGACAGCTCGGACGAGGACATCAACATGGTTTCATTGGATCAGCAGCTATTTGTAAGTGCATAATGGTGGAAcagagttagggttagggttagttcatccaaaTTGGAGATTCcaatttgcttttggtttgattcgAAGTTTCTTTTGCAGGAAACCCCTGACAGTGTGGTGGAACCATCTTTCTGTGGTTCTTACACTGAATCTGAGCCGACGTGCATGATGCATCATCAGAGGCCGAAGAAGATGGTGGCTTTTGAAGGTTCTTTGACTGGCAGGCGTTTCCTGGGTTGTCCTATGCAGCAGGTATTAAATCTTGAACGCTAACTTGTTTTGCTGGTGGAGATGTGTGATGTGTTTTGCTGCTGGAGATGTGAGATGTGTGGTGCAGCATGTGGTGCAGAGATGTGTGGTGCAGCATGTGGAAGCTATATATGAAAGTAGATCTTTAGTTAACTGAATTCAATACATGACTGAACCTGATAACACCTACAAGCAGATATCTTTAGTGTACCGTTAACCTGAGAATATAGCTGTTAACTGAAAAAGAACAGAGTAGGTGTTAACTGAAAAAGAACAGAGTTAAATGAATTTATATCTACTGCTAAATGTAGTTGTTAACTGAATTTATCTCTGATGCTAAATGTAGTTGTTAACTGAATTTATCTCTGATGCTAACTCAGGTGCATATTGATGTAAACAAAGGGTTTCAGTTAAATGAAATGACTTTATGACTTTAGTTTTTTGTATTAAGTTTGTTACTAAGTGCTTTGTGCTTAATTATAAATAATTGCTTCTGTAGGATGAAGGTGTGAACTGTGGGGTTGTGGAGTGGGTGGATGGTCCTTGGCCAGAGATTCTACAAAGGTGCCTAACCAGGATTTGGGACATGTATCATGAGCAGAACTTGGGGAGGGTGAATGACAAACAAGCCCATGAGAAAGAGGTGGCCAAGCTACACAAGAAAATTGATATCCTGTCAAACAACTACAGCCAGTTGGTGGAAGATGTATCCAACCTATTTGACTATCAAGATGGCAagatgtctcatgacatggactatACCAGTCAGGCAATCAATGAACTAAATGAGAAGAAGAAACAACTTGAGGATCAGGCAAAGATTGAGTTAAGTATGGAAAAGCTGAAGCTTGCCAAGGAGCAAAGGTGCATTCTTCAAAGCCAAGCCGAGATCATTCAGAACATGAGGAAGGCCATGAAggaagtggagggggacagggaccTACTTAAgcaagagaagaagaagctggagtatCTGATTGCTGATCTGCTCAATGCTGGGCATGCCAGCAAAGCTAAGCTGGAGAGGATCAAGGGAATTGTGAATGAGTGAAGTGGTTGGTTTGTGGGTTAAGTAATTAGTAGGCCTATATATATAGCTGGCCTTGGAATGTCATGCATGTTAGGTgtatattttgggaaagtttcaTGTGCTTTCAGAATGGTATGAGGGAGGGAGGTATTGCTATGGTTTAAGAACTATTTGGTTTTATCTATGATGTAATGACTATTATGTTAAGACCTACTATGCTAAGTACTCATGATAAGTTAAGTAAGTAAGAATGTT from Triticum aestivum cultivar Chinese Spring chromosome 3B, IWGSC CS RefSeq v2.1, whole genome shotgun sequence includes these protein-coding regions:
- the LOC123067136 gene encoding L-type lectin-domain containing receptor kinase IX.1-like, with the protein product MSPHHLLSVSGSVYILCLCYSLSLLTSSAPPAGLATALSFSFNFSDSSGSGDLCDTEVRCERDTRMGPGAIELTKNEIRDNLYSLGRASYVHPVTLWDNTTGEVASFSSNFTFQIRLKNETDGQLRGLCGSSSTPNDGVADGMAMAFFLAHYPSRLPPNSVGGNLALFNDNNNLDATGDDRVVPVESDTFLNSWDHSDNHLGIDVNSINSKAYANMSKRLVSDDDVVMTAEISYENLTGVLVALLQIDGDGPPFIVNTSVDMKRDLPQQVSVGFAASTGACIERHQVMSWSFRSTLDDAMVAASTIPRRRAPVHVLVHSVVAAFLVLLCVAAVLGRCIWKKLDDSKDKEREQAEFERGVGPRRYRYCELAATTKNFPEEGKLGRGGFGNVYRGDSLSDQDRPVAIKMLSAELSAQGRKEYESEVKIISRLRHRNLVHLLGWSDSRKGLLLVYELVPEGSLYRHINTSCLLTWPERYKIILGLGSALRYLHTEWDQCVLHGDIKPSNILLDSSRNTKLADFRLARLVEHGAGPLMTQVVMGTVGYIDPEFIRTRRPSTEADVYSFGIVVLEVVSGRRPEMGTGEPADKAIPLLRWIWDLYEKGTIVEAVEERLKGEDMQQLDDVDISKGQMHHALVVGLWCTHPHLGVQPSVVQLMNVLQSEDVTLPTLSPPALANINTGSHASSAIACSDVSWASSGR